The proteins below come from a single Dinghuibacter silviterrae genomic window:
- the gatB gene encoding Asp-tRNA(Asn)/Glu-tRNA(Gln) amidotransferase subunit GatB — MSLKDQYESVIGLEVHVQLLTESKLFSGDSAAFGGEPNTHVSPITLGHPGTLPRMNRKAIEYAVRLGLVLECDIVRRNYFARKHYFYPDLPKGYQVSQHTTPICENGRVLIRTSEGARAVRLNRIHMEEDAGKSMHDQDPLATQVDYNRAGVPLLEIVTEPDLHNAEEAAAYLTELRKIVRHLGICDGNMEEGSMRCDANISIRPKGVKTLGTKVEVKNMNSIRNVRKAIDFEIGRLVELVSTGGTVVQETRSFDADTDTTFAIRTKEHAEDYRYFAEPDLTPFKISEAFLESVRATIPLMPEALFERYTQELGLPEYDARLISDDKELSTCYEALIRETNAYKAAANWVMGPVKSWCNDKGVGVDQYPLGATQLAGIIRLIEEGKINFSIASSRLVPYMMENGGISALEAAGRLNVVQDSSESSILPLIEEVLASMPDKVIEYRKGKKGLVGLFVGEIIKRSKGKADPKIVNQLLAEKLK; from the coding sequence ATGTCATTAAAAGACCAATACGAGTCCGTGATCGGTCTCGAAGTGCACGTGCAACTGCTGACGGAGAGCAAGCTCTTCAGCGGGGACAGCGCGGCCTTCGGGGGTGAGCCCAACACGCACGTGAGCCCCATAACGCTGGGGCATCCGGGGACGTTGCCCCGGATGAACCGGAAAGCGATCGAGTACGCGGTCCGGTTGGGGTTGGTGCTGGAATGCGATATAGTGCGGAGGAACTACTTTGCGCGTAAACATTACTTTTACCCCGATCTTCCAAAGGGATACCAGGTGTCCCAGCATACGACGCCTATCTGTGAGAACGGCAGGGTATTGATCCGCACGTCCGAAGGGGCGAGGGCGGTCCGGCTGAATCGTATCCACATGGAGGAAGACGCCGGCAAAAGCATGCATGACCAGGACCCGCTGGCGACGCAGGTGGATTATAACCGGGCCGGGGTGCCCCTGCTGGAGATCGTGACCGAGCCGGACCTGCACAACGCGGAGGAAGCGGCGGCTTACCTGACGGAGCTTCGTAAGATCGTGCGGCACCTGGGGATTTGTGACGGGAATATGGAAGAAGGAAGTATGCGTTGCGACGCCAATATCTCCATACGACCCAAAGGGGTGAAAACCCTGGGGACGAAGGTGGAGGTAAAAAATATGAACTCGATCCGGAATGTGCGCAAGGCGATCGATTTCGAGATTGGACGGCTGGTGGAGCTGGTGAGCACGGGGGGAACAGTGGTCCAGGAGACGAGGAGCTTTGACGCGGATACGGATACGACGTTTGCGATCCGGACAAAGGAACACGCGGAGGACTACCGGTATTTCGCGGAGCCGGACCTTACCCCTTTTAAAATTTCGGAGGCTTTCCTGGAGTCGGTCAGGGCAACGATCCCGCTGATGCCGGAAGCCTTGTTTGAACGCTATACCCAGGAGCTGGGATTGCCGGAATATGACGCGCGGTTGATCAGCGACGATAAGGAACTGAGCACCTGCTACGAGGCGTTGATCCGGGAAACCAATGCCTATAAGGCGGCCGCGAACTGGGTGATGGGGCCGGTGAAGTCCTGGTGCAACGACAAGGGTGTTGGGGTTGACCAGTACCCTTTGGGCGCCACGCAACTGGCCGGGATCATCCGGTTGATTGAGGAGGGGAAAATAAATTTTTCCATCGCCTCTTCCCGTCTCGTGCCCTATATGATGGAGAACGGGGGGATCAGCGCCCTGGAAGCGGCAGGCCGGCTCAATGTGGTGCAGGATTCGTCGGAATCGAGCATCCTGCCACTGATCGAAGAGGTCCTGGCGAGCATGCCGGACAAGGTGATCGAGTACCGGAAGGGGAAGAAGGGACTGGTGGGTTTGTTTGTGGGAGAGATCATCAAAAGGTCGAAGGGCAAGGCCGACCCGAAGATCGTCAATCAATTACTGGCCGAAAAACTTAAATGA
- a CDS encoding PDZ domain-containing protein, with protein sequence MKKYIYVLTATVALISLSAKAQDGQDDGGNTKEKHKKAKEIIIREKPDAKGKTTVTIDENGNVTVNGKPATEWDGGKITVLPGGDGDDVIFLKRKLDDQMAERINDDMANQTRKFKVMMDRFYVDGKGARLGVYSTENEKGAEVTEVTDSSAAFKAGLKKGDIITKVGDSPISSPEALSKVIRDHQAGETLTIHYLRGDREEETRVTLQKQKEFQFRTLTMSPDMKMKIGPDFGPDQKFFFRNFPGRPRLGANIQDTEDSTGAKVLRVNPESPAATAGLQKDDVITSIDGKPVKSVDDALDALRDTEEKYNYTITVTRSGSPVTLQIKIPRDLKSATL encoded by the coding sequence ATGAAAAAGTATATCTATGTATTGACCGCCACGGTCGCTCTTATCTCCTTGAGTGCCAAAGCCCAAGATGGGCAGGATGACGGCGGCAACACCAAGGAGAAGCATAAAAAAGCCAAAGAAATCATCATCCGGGAAAAACCCGATGCAAAGGGGAAGACCACGGTGACCATCGACGAGAACGGGAATGTCACCGTCAACGGCAAGCCAGCCACGGAATGGGACGGCGGGAAGATCACCGTCCTGCCCGGAGGGGATGGGGACGACGTGATATTCCTTAAACGGAAGCTGGACGACCAAATGGCCGAACGGATCAACGACGACATGGCGAACCAAACCCGGAAATTCAAGGTGATGATGGACCGGTTCTATGTCGACGGCAAAGGCGCCCGGCTCGGTGTATACAGCACCGAGAATGAAAAGGGTGCCGAGGTCACCGAGGTGACGGACAGCAGTGCCGCCTTCAAAGCCGGTTTGAAAAAAGGGGACATCATCACCAAAGTCGGCGACAGCCCGATCTCCAGCCCTGAGGCCCTTTCCAAGGTGATCCGCGACCACCAGGCCGGCGAAACGCTCACGATCCATTATCTCCGGGGCGACAGAGAGGAAGAAACCAGGGTCACCCTCCAAAAACAAAAGGAATTCCAGTTCCGGACGCTCACCATGAGCCCCGACATGAAAATGAAAATTGGCCCCGACTTCGGTCCCGACCAGAAATTCTTTTTTAGAAACTTTCCCGGCCGCCCGCGCCTCGGCGCCAACATCCAGGACACGGAAGACAGCACAGGCGCAAAGGTGCTCCGGGTCAACCCCGAGTCCCCCGCCGCCACCGCCGGCCTGCAAAAAGATGACGTCATCACCTCGATCGACGGAAAACCCGTCAAAAGCGTAGACGACGCCCTGGACGCCCTCCGCGACACCGAAGAGAAGTACAACTACACCATCACCGTGACCCGCAGCGGCTCCCCCGTAACCCTCCAAATCAAAATCCCGCGGGACCTTAAATCCGCGACCCTCTAG
- the alaS gene encoding alanine--tRNA ligase: protein MTSDSIRTTFLDFFRSKGHEIVPSAPIVIKNDPTLLFTNAGMNQFKDFFLGNREPGHRRVADTQKCLRVSGKHNDLEEVGVDTYHHTMFEMLGNWSFGDYFKKEAISWSWELLTGVYKIPKDRIYVTVFGGDKAEGLAMDEEAQDLWKQHVDADRILHGNKKDNFWEMGDTGPCGPCSEIHMDCRTDVERLAVDGKTLVNADHPQVIEIWNIVFMQFNRLKDGRLEPLPARHVDTGMGFERLVRVLQGKQSNYDTDVFSGTIARTERLTGKTYTGDDSKVSVAFRVIADHIRAIGFTIADGQLPSNTGAGYVIRRILRRAVRYYYSYLDYKQPLLHQLMDGLADQFAGVFPELKAQVEFVTKVVKEEEDAFLRTLEKGLKKMEDIVGEAGAVRATATVIDGKAAFELYDTYGFPFDLTKLIASENGLGVDEKGFAAEMALQKERSRAATALDTDDWVVLNNEGGSRFIGYDSLETVTGVSRYRKIKAKNKESFQIVLETTPFYAESGGQVGDTGLLTFGEEAIPVEDTKKENNLTIQFVPRLPEVLDGPVLAQVDPELRKATAVHHTATHLLHAALRKVLGTHVAQKGSLVNAEYLRFDFSHFAKVTDAEIAEVEAIVNQKIRENIPVMIREMPKDEAVAMGAMALFGEKYGDRVRVVIIDPSYSIELCGGTHVGSTGELGFFKVTAESAVAAGVRRVEAVAGPASERYLNGQLGVVKAVREQLKNAKDPVAALESLLQEHAEVKKRLERLEAKQLAALSRELAAGAVAVGDVRFVGAVVDVPSADALKKVCFDLKPLLEAAYVVVLAAAIEGKASVAVMIDEALVTGRGWEAPKWIKERVAPLISGGGGGQKSLATAGGQDTSKLAAVIEAVRAAIQ, encoded by the coding sequence ATGACCAGCGACTCCATTAGGACCACCTTTCTCGACTTCTTCCGTTCCAAGGGGCACGAAATCGTGCCTTCCGCCCCCATCGTGATCAAAAACGATCCCACGCTTCTTTTTACAAACGCCGGGATGAATCAGTTCAAGGATTTTTTCCTTGGCAACAGGGAACCAGGGCACCGGCGGGTGGCGGATACCCAAAAGTGTCTACGTGTGAGTGGGAAACACAACGACCTCGAAGAGGTAGGGGTGGACACCTATCACCATACCATGTTCGAGATGCTGGGCAACTGGAGTTTTGGCGACTATTTTAAGAAAGAAGCCATTTCCTGGAGCTGGGAGCTGCTGACCGGGGTCTACAAGATTCCCAAGGACCGCATCTACGTTACGGTGTTCGGGGGGGACAAGGCAGAAGGTTTGGCGATGGACGAAGAAGCCCAGGACCTTTGGAAGCAGCACGTCGACGCCGACCGGATCCTGCATGGCAATAAGAAAGACAATTTTTGGGAGATGGGGGATACCGGCCCCTGCGGCCCTTGTTCGGAGATCCATATGGACTGCCGTACGGATGTCGAAAGGTTGGCCGTGGATGGCAAAACGTTGGTCAACGCCGACCACCCGCAGGTGATCGAGATCTGGAACATCGTCTTTATGCAGTTCAACCGGTTAAAAGACGGTCGCCTGGAACCATTGCCTGCACGTCACGTAGATACGGGTATGGGTTTTGAACGGCTGGTACGGGTTCTTCAGGGGAAGCAAAGCAACTACGATACAGACGTCTTCTCCGGAACCATAGCAAGGACCGAACGCCTCACCGGCAAGACATATACCGGTGACGATAGCAAAGTGTCCGTGGCCTTCCGGGTGATCGCCGACCACATCCGTGCCATCGGGTTTACGATCGCCGATGGGCAACTCCCTTCGAATACGGGGGCTGGGTATGTCATCCGGCGTATCCTGCGCAGGGCCGTCAGGTATTATTATTCCTACCTGGACTACAAACAACCGCTGCTCCACCAGCTCATGGATGGGCTGGCCGACCAGTTTGCAGGTGTCTTTCCGGAGCTAAAGGCACAGGTGGAATTTGTGACCAAAGTAGTGAAGGAGGAAGAGGATGCATTCCTGAGGACCCTGGAGAAGGGGTTGAAGAAAATGGAGGACATCGTGGGCGAGGCAGGCGCAGTTCGGGCGACTGCCACTGTGATCGACGGCAAAGCCGCCTTCGAACTTTACGATACCTATGGCTTCCCCTTCGACCTGACGAAGCTGATCGCTTCCGAGAACGGGCTGGGGGTTGATGAAAAAGGTTTTGCAGCTGAAATGGCGCTCCAAAAAGAAAGAAGCCGCGCCGCTACCGCCCTGGACACCGACGACTGGGTCGTGTTAAACAACGAAGGCGGCTCCCGGTTTATCGGGTACGACTCCCTGGAAACCGTCACCGGGGTGAGCCGCTACAGGAAAATAAAGGCCAAAAACAAGGAATCCTTCCAGATCGTCCTCGAAACGACACCTTTTTATGCCGAAAGCGGGGGACAGGTGGGGGACACGGGTTTGCTCACTTTTGGAGAAGAGGCCATTCCCGTGGAGGACACCAAAAAAGAAAATAACCTTACCATACAATTTGTTCCCAGGCTCCCCGAAGTCCTGGACGGCCCTGTGCTTGCCCAGGTCGACCCGGAGCTAAGAAAGGCCACGGCGGTCCACCACACCGCCACCCACCTGCTCCATGCCGCTTTGAGAAAGGTGTTGGGTACGCACGTGGCTCAAAAGGGTTCCCTGGTCAATGCGGAATACCTGCGCTTTGACTTCTCCCACTTTGCAAAGGTCACCGACGCGGAGATCGCCGAAGTGGAAGCCATCGTCAACCAGAAGATCCGCGAAAACATACCGGTGATGATCCGGGAAATGCCCAAGGACGAGGCCGTTGCCATGGGTGCCATGGCGCTTTTCGGTGAGAAATATGGAGACCGGGTTCGCGTCGTGATCATCGACCCTTCTTATTCCATCGAGCTTTGCGGGGGTACGCACGTGGGCAGCACCGGGGAACTGGGTTTCTTCAAGGTGACGGCCGAAAGCGCCGTGGCCGCCGGGGTGCGTCGCGTGGAGGCCGTGGCCGGTCCTGCGTCCGAACGTTACCTGAACGGGCAACTCGGGGTCGTCAAGGCCGTCCGGGAACAACTCAAAAACGCCAAAGACCCCGTAGCCGCCCTCGAATCCCTGCTCCAGGAACACGCAGAGGTAAAGAAACGCCTGGAACGCCTGGAGGCCAAACAACTGGCCGCCCTGTCGCGGGAGTTGGCCGCGGGCGCGGTTGCTGTAGGCGACGTCCGTTTTGTCGGCGCCGTTGTGGACGTGCCCAGTGCCGACGCCCTGAAAAAAGTCTGTTTTGACCTGAAGCCCCTGCTGGAGGCCGCTTATGTCGTGGTCCTCGCTGCGGCCATCGAGGGTAAGGCCTCCGTGGCGGTCATGATCGACGAAGCCCTGGTCACCGGCCGGGGTTGGGAGGCGCCGAAATGGATCAAGGAAAGGGTGGCCCCGCTGATCTCCGGCGGGGGCGGCGGACAAAAAAGCCTGGCGACGGCCGGGGGGCAGGATACCTCCAAGCTGGCGGCGGTGATCGAGGCCGTTCGGGCGGCTATTCAATAG
- a CDS encoding M23 family metallopeptidase translates to MKKIKYYYNTNTLRYEKLVVPLRVKLLRVLGFLSAVFVSGLIIVSIAFQYVPSPKEQIIRSQFSTMREHYDELNTELEKLKGQMGDLEKRDNSVYRSIFEASPIPDSAREKAMASEAEQKLVESMGDDDLASSIAQSMSTLANRMNYEKKSYDDIDKMIANKQLLLAATPAIQPVSNKDLTRVASGYGYRIDPIYKTTKFHAGLDFTAPQGTPIYATANGTVAVAGFTEGGYGNHVVINHGYGYETLYGHMYKVIARVGQVVKRGEVIGYVGSTGKSTGPHCHYEVHKNGSPVDPIYFFYNDLSPEQFDRILKLSKASNQSFD, encoded by the coding sequence ATGAAGAAAATTAAGTATTACTATAATACGAATACCCTCCGGTATGAAAAACTGGTAGTTCCCCTCAGGGTGAAACTGCTTAGGGTGCTTGGTTTCCTGTCCGCGGTATTTGTAAGTGGTCTGATCATCGTATCCATTGCATTCCAATACGTACCCTCCCCCAAGGAGCAGATCATCCGGAGTCAGTTTTCCACGATGCGGGAACATTACGACGAACTCAATACCGAACTCGAAAAATTGAAGGGCCAGATGGGCGACCTTGAAAAAAGGGACAACTCCGTCTACCGTTCCATTTTCGAAGCAAGCCCCATACCGGACAGCGCCCGCGAAAAGGCCATGGCTTCCGAGGCCGAACAAAAGCTGGTAGAAAGCATGGGAGACGACGACCTCGCCTCCTCCATCGCCCAGTCCATGAGTACCTTGGCCAACCGGATGAATTACGAGAAAAAGTCCTATGACGACATCGACAAGATGATCGCCAATAAACAGCTCCTCTTAGCCGCCACCCCTGCCATCCAACCGGTTTCCAACAAAGACCTCACACGGGTAGCTTCCGGATACGGCTATCGCATCGACCCCATCTACAAAACGACAAAATTCCACGCCGGTCTCGACTTCACCGCACCCCAGGGTACCCCGATCTATGCCACCGCCAATGGGACCGTCGCCGTCGCCGGATTTACCGAGGGTGGTTACGGGAACCACGTCGTCATCAACCACGGCTACGGTTATGAAACCCTCTATGGCCACATGTACAAGGTGATCGCCCGCGTTGGCCAGGTTGTCAAACGCGGTGAGGTCATCGGCTATGTCGGTTCCACCGGCAAATCCACCGGCCCCCACTGTCACTACGAGGTCCACAAAAACGGCTCCCCCGTCGATCCGATCTACTTCTTCTACAACGACTTGTCCCCCGAGCAATTTGATAGAATCCTGAAATTGTCCAAGGCCAGCAACCAAAGCTTCGACTAA
- a CDS encoding MerR family transcriptional regulator, whose translation MALQQIPFSFGDEPPAPPPPGETPPAAEEPATEAAPPEATAPRPDPAAPELFPPEEPLATAQTAELFPPEPEPAPRPAAPPPGELFAWDPALPAPKPKRAPAAKGTRGRKSVKELAAAADLIEIPEDEVLFQKQYYAIGEVAAMFKVNTSLIRYWETEFNDIKPRKNKKGDRFFTPADIKTLELIHFLLRRKKLTIEGAKEYLKAKSQDGNTKLELVRSLEKVKAFLLELKARL comes from the coding sequence ATGGCACTGCAGCAGATTCCCTTCTCCTTCGGGGATGAACCCCCGGCCCCGCCCCCACCGGGGGAGACGCCGCCTGCTGCAGAAGAACCCGCCACGGAAGCCGCCCCGCCGGAGGCAACCGCCCCCAGGCCCGACCCCGCGGCCCCCGAGCTGTTTCCGCCGGAAGAACCGCTCGCCACCGCCCAAACCGCGGAGCTTTTTCCGCCGGAACCGGAGCCAGCCCCCCGCCCCGCGGCCCCTCCCCCCGGCGAACTCTTCGCTTGGGACCCCGCCCTCCCGGCGCCCAAGCCAAAGCGGGCACCCGCCGCCAAGGGCACCCGCGGCCGTAAATCGGTAAAGGAGCTCGCCGCGGCCGCCGACCTCATCGAGATACCCGAGGACGAGGTCCTCTTTCAAAAACAATACTACGCGATCGGCGAGGTTGCCGCCATGTTCAAGGTCAATACTTCGCTGATCCGCTACTGGGAAACGGAGTTCAACGACATCAAACCGCGCAAAAACAAAAAGGGCGACCGTTTTTTTACCCCGGCCGACATCAAGACCCTGGAGCTCATCCACTTTCTCCTGCGCCGTAAAAAGCTGACCATCGAGGGGGCCAAGGAGTATTTAAAAGCGAAAAGCCAGGACGGCAATACCAAGCTGGAGCTGGTCCGTTCGCTGGAAAAAGTAAAGGCCTTCCTCCTGGAATTAAAGGCTCGACTCTAG